The DNA window GAAGGAAGGAACGAAGGAAGAAACGAGAGGAGaaacgaagaagaagagagCCCAGAAAATCAGGAGCAAAGAAAAGACGACTCTAAAGAGGAAGATCCAAGAGAGGCTCCTAGAAACGGGGAGAATCAAGACGATAGACGAAGCGGGCTCAACTCTAAAAGagaaaaacgaagaaaaaaagaaaaggaggaTGCACCACCAAAAAGTAAGTGACAGGAGAAAGATACAGGGAAAGCACAATCAAAGAAGAAAAATCAGGAGGACGAAGGCGATTCCTTGGAATCGCCCCAAAAGAGCAAAGCCACAAACGTTGCTGAGTAAGATTTGGAAGAGAAGATTGCCAAAGCACTGAAAAAGCTGAAATCTGAAGAGCTGGACATAGACGACCTCAGGCTGAAGGGTTCGCCTCTATTAGCTGAGATAATGGAAGAAACAATTCCCTACAATATGAAGTTGCCCACCTTGCCAACTTTCAACGGAGAAAGAGATCCGAGGGATAATACGTCCAGGTTTACCGCTACCATGGGGCTTTTTAAGCGTCTCAGACACAATCTTGTGTCGAGTATTCCCGACCACCCTCACAGGAACCGCTCAAAGATAGTATAACAAACTCAAGGCAGGGTCGACCAAGAGCTTCGTCTCTCTGTCGACGAAATTCCTCAATATGTACCTTACCAATATACCAGCTAAAACGACCACCAACATCCTGAGGTCATGCATACAGGAAGAGGGAGAAACGCTGAGGAgttacatcgaacgattcaacaaacATGCTATGAAGATAGATAATTTGAATGTCGATATAGCAACGGAAGCGCTGCGAGAAGGAACGCGATTCGAAAAGTTTGTGGATAAGCTGCAAGTCAATAAACCACCTTCTCAAACCTGATGGGTATAGCCCAAAAGTATTTCGAACTTGATGAAGGCCGCAGAGCTATCCGAGAAAAAGAGGCGAAAGggaaagaataaaaaaagaaaccAAAAGAGAAGTCAAAGTCAAGATCTGAAGACAGAAGGGCAAGGCCTGACGAAGGTAGGCGCTTCGCCCCTCAGGGAAGGTACGAGCCGAGTATGACCCCCGAGACAATGAACGTAATTACACACCGGTGAATACCAGCGGAACCAACGTACTCACGTGGATCAAAAAGAATGTAAAAAATATAGTATGGCCACCTAAGATGAAGACTGAAATAAGAGACACCAGGAAATTCTGCAAATTTTATGATGAACACGGGCACAAAACGGACGAGTGCAGAGGTTTAAAAGTGGAAATAGAAAGAATGATAGATGCAGGCGAGCTAAGGAAGTTCATAGCCCACAAAACAAAAAGCAGTGTTAAGGGAGAAAAGAGAAGTAGGGACGACaagggaaaagaaaaggaagaagaaaggcTAATCAAGATCCTGGGGACCATACACATGACTAATGGAGGAGGACATAGCAGTTCGACCATTAGGAGAAAACAGAGGAGAGAGGTGATGAACATCAGGGAAACACACATGCCACTGGTAATCTTTGACGTTGAGGATTATGAGCACGTAAAAGCACCCCACAATGACGTTTTGGTGGTGACAAccatcattgaaaattggaacacgGAGCGAATCCCCATAAACGAAGGAAGTACTGTGAATCTTATGACGAACGTTGCATACAAAATGCTAGGACGGACCGCAGCAAGGCTGCGCCGAGTCCCGATTCCATTATCCGGACTCGAAGGGCCTTCTATCAACCCGTTTGGCGCTATGTCTCTggataatcggcccagaaaggGGAATCAACAAAAAGCTCATGTCTCCTTTTAACATAGTAGACATGGGACCGACATACAATGCAATTCTTGGAAGACCATTCCTCCATGATTCAACGGCAGTCACCAGCATAAGAGCCCTGACAATGAAAGTACCAACAGAAAAACGCATAGTGACATTGAGAGGAGATCAGAACATCACCAAGAAATGCTACGATGAGTCCGTTGTAGACCTTCAAGAGAAAAAACAAGAGAAGAAAGGAGAGTAGTAGGAATTGAATAACCCATCGCTAGTATAGAATTTGTGTCATACCCGATGGTGTTataattatctttaatttttgtaaGCAGTCATTTCTATTAATAAAACTTTAGTTTTCGAGTAACATGTGATTCGTCAAACGCGAAAAAAAGAATTGGAAATAAAAGGCGCCGGAaataagagtttagattaactctcacacaaggcgaaacgccaaaaatagagtttagattaactatCGGATAAGGCGAAACGCCGACAAAAAagagagtttaaattaactctaaAAAAATATGGGAAGTAAACAAGCAAAGTTCGGATTAACTCGGAAAAAACGAGGAACATTAAAATACAGAGATTAGATTAACTCTCGAAAATACAAAAGTATCGACAACTATAAAATGAAGCACATGCGAACCAATGAGACCAGATTCGAAGCAAGAATAAAATAAACCATAAAGAATCTCCTTTAACTGATGCGAGTTGAACTCAGTGGAGGGACTACATCAGGGAATGATTGATGCGatttgaactcggtggaactatctcgggactctaCATGAATCGAGATATGAGAttaactcggtagaactatccgAAGACCTATATCTCTccagttaactcggttgaactatcccgagaCTTGAACCTAATAACCAAGCTTTGATTGAATAAGTATGAGATACGAACGTAATCGAGAAACGCAATGTACAAGAAACATAATGaatttagggtttcattcggttcagtatttggatgcatataaagatgttttatttttgttaattttctgCAGTATTATATGAACTAACTCAGCGTTATATGATCCCCaacagttttttatttttattttaggtgtATAGTCTTTTGACAAAACGAACTTCTATCCCTGTTCCAGAAATCTAAAGTATGTACAAAATCTATAGTGCTGTAGTAGTCAGGTCCTAGAGTGTTTATATGGTTGTCAAACAGTTTTGTATGTTTTTTTCATACTCTGATATATATAAAAGCTTCTGAAAACTACGCTTTAAACCATTTGTATACATGAGAAACGAGCTATGTTGAATGTGAGACATCGCATGATAAAATCTAGGTTTCTATGTAatgtttttagattttaaacagacgtttgtaaacgtcacACACTGTAAAGTTTCTATGGTtctcaaaataaattgattattcCCTCTAAAAAAAGAAGTTTATCACCTTTTGATAAGCATGATACAATTTAGTAAGtcgtttttatttaaaagtatatTTGAGATGATACAATATCAGAAATATATATGTATCTTTGCATAAACATTAGggataaaatttcattttttttaaaatttctgtTAAGCCTCTTTGTGTTGGAGATCTAAGGCCATGGTTGTAAGTAGAGGTAAAGGTTGAGAAAACTTTTTGGAGTATCTCTTTTTAGATATATTTATCTTAGTGCTTTCTTTTAACTTATTTACATGTCATATTTTTTATTCGAGGTATCTATTTTAgagttctatttttttttatttttttttaagttttatgtctttcttttataagttttttgtgttttttctgGTGTTGTTTTTTTATAGCGTTTTTCTCTATAATGTGTTTATAGCGTTtcttatagtgtatttatggtgtgtttatatgatttttagtataaaaataccataaaacatATGCTAAAAACCATATAAACATAAACCAATTTGTTGTATGAAATCAATAGTAAAAATACCGTAAAAACACCACAGATATACCatataaacaacaaaaaaacacCGTAGATACACCAGGAAAAcatcaaaaatacactaaaatataGAATCACCACAAAAACGCTGCAAATataccataaatcaatttgctGTTTACAGAATCAGtaacatcaaaataaaaaaaaatctatgaaCAAGAGAGACAAAATAATTACATGAATAATagaaaaattttatataaaaaaaaacaatagagCTACAATATagttacaaaaaaatttgaattattagaaaaaacctaaaaatatcttaaataacgacgagaaatccatcgaaaCAAACACAATGACGAAAAAATCCGCGGAATAAATGTGATGATGatgaaatcattaaaaaaaatagcaacaatgaagcaataaaaaaaaagacgTCGACAATATTATTATGGTCGCAGATCTAAAAACAAAAATGTCAGATATGAGAAGTAGAGAATCTATattgaaaagagagaaaaaaagagaacCGAGAGACTGGGATTTttatattagaaaaaaataatagaaaatgaGTGTTAAGAAAGAAGACCCTAGgaaataaatattattcttGAAATTAAGTTTCTAATTTAAATTGAGaagtaaattataaaatcacaacttaaaaagataaacttaagtttaaaaaataagacAATATATAAACAATTTACAATTGTTTGGTTTGGCTCGTTTAGCGCTAATATTCTATCTAACCCAATGACAAATTTGTAAatttgagtttgacaattttttcTTACAAATAATCATTCtttgttatataaaattaaatatttaaaatgtttcgaatttatgttttaatattttttattagaaataacTATATACTAGTCAaattaacatataatttaaatttttgaaaactaatcataattaatagaaaataaaagttcaaatttGCAAAATAATTTGAATTGGAATTCTCCGATGATCAAATGAACATGATGAATCATGATCACTAATTTACACCATTTGTTCTAAATCCATCTAAAGGTCTTTATATTATACCATTTTTACTCAGAAAGTTTttgtactattatttttattattctggTCCATTTACTTATCTAACTTTTAATTTTCCGAACTATTTTCAGTTCTTTTAAAAGGACTTCAAATTTGTCAAATACAGAAATTCGAACGTGAACAATTTTGGAATAGAAATTTCTTGAATAAAACTGGTAAAATGAAAAGATTTAGTGATCCCCCCTCATATTCaaataaacatgaaaaaatcTCAGTCCAAATAATCTTGCCTTTTTCAAAACTTATTATGTGAATTCAGTTTGTTCGaactgttttaatttaaaagaagacgtgcaatttttttttccatgaACCTAATTGAATGTGATATTATATATTGATTGGTTTGGTCATTTATTTACTTACGCCACTTAAATGAATTATGAAGTAACTTCATGTAAGAATTTCTTGTGATATGCACATTAGTTTTTAACTTCTGAGCACCACATTCCACAATTGAATGGTAGTTCCACTAAACTAGCCTTTATGCGTTATTTATTAAGACATTTGTTACTAGAGAGATCAGAATTGAAACATGAAAGATATAGCATTGaaattcaacaattaaacccAAATGACACAAGATAAAATTACACAAAAAAGATTACATAAAATCCACCTCATCATAACATAAgtaacacttaaataacaacaaCATTTAAAAACCATAACGAGCCACTCTTGTagagtttcttttttttttttacttcccTTCATGTGCCTTCCTCTGGATTTCTTGCCCCACTTCCTTAGTCTTCTGTCCTACATAACCCGCCATATCCTGCATGCGCCTCTTCGCCTGATCCAGCGACTCAGGCATGGTCCGCGTAGCTTCTCGGATATACTTCAACACCCACGACACCGAAGTCGCCCCGGTCAGCCCAAAAGCACCGGAAGCCATGAATGCCATCATGGCAAGGCCAACAACAATAGCAGCAGGAACAATGACAGGGCTAAAGATGATGAAAACTGGAGTCGTAACCGCTAGGCCGATGAGAGTACCTGCTAGTGTCATACCGGAGAGTCCGAGAAGACCGCCGCCGATGGGGAGAAGGGTCATCACAGCTAGAACTTTGGAAGCTGAAGGACCCTTTTGTTGAGCCTTGTAGCCAGGTTCATAGCGGTGGACTTGCACCTGGTGGGGCTGTGCACGATCAGCCATTGTTGATGATATTATTACCTTTCAAGAAACAAAGCTAGAGAGAGAAAATGTGTAAATTTTGAGGTTTGAATAGAAAGAGAAAGTGAATGAGGTAATCAAGAAGGTGGGTTGAGTTATAAAGTGAAGAAGAAGGCGGTGAGGTTGTGACACGTTAGGGTTTGAGATGGTGAGTAAGGGGTTTGCATGACATACAAGTTTCGGGGTTTTTCTTTACATAACATGacaaaaataaactgaaatttGAAAACAATTAATGAATGGGAATATCATTGTTGTTTTgggtgtttcgtaatgtatgacATTGAACAAGACTGCTGTTATTTTTCACTTGCAATTTGTGACTCGTTTGCTACCTAttcaaagaaaataatattaaaagaaattCATTGATTTGTCACCAAGTTAATTTGCTCATTCTAGAATTGTAAAAtgattttatgtattttataattttggttatgttttttttgataatttgtaactttggttatttttttaaacaccaaaccctaaaaaattacCAAATCTTTGGAATATACCGTTTTGACAAATTATGTTTCTTTTATATCCATTTTTAAATcggtttagtttttttattgtaattaaatcttttattatgataaaacaTGCAAATATTTGATATTGTATTGTGATTAAATCTTATATACATGTTTGTCATGTTGGCAAGAAAGCCGGTTTGATTCGaatttaactataaaaaaatataatttgtcaaaacatgttatatttgcaaatttggaaacgtttggtcaCAACTGACAAAAATTGcaaagatttgatatttttttagaatttagcctttcttaaatatatttttaaaatatagttttgacattttaattcaTCAATATATAAATCAAGATAAAAATATccgaataaaattatatttatttttaaattttatttttataacttttatcaAAAAGGTCCCAGAAAACGCAAGTTTGTCATCTTTGTTTGCAAAAACCGCAAATGAGGGCATCGCGCAAGTAAAataatccggaaatacggaTATCGATCCCATAAAGACAATTGAATTTAAAACACcgatttcatttttcttttattagttAGCAAATAGAGATAttggatatatatatttttgtaactAAAATAAACAACTAATTAGAACAAAACTACCAATTAATTAAGAAtgaaatcaattaataattaaaagacaaaCAAAGATTAAAGtgtaaaacaataaaataatcaaCCTCAAAGGTCGATAATtccaaataacaaataaaatcataGATAATggatttttagtgattttatcaaaaatcgAGTTATTTTGAACCACCAAATCCCGCTCTCTCATGTCTAGGAAtgataaaatcacaacctaatcaATTAATCAATCGATAACTCGCCCTTATGATATTTAAAAccgaattaataaattaaatcacaatTATTAAGCAAACTCAACAATTACCTAAATTCTAACTCGCTCTCACAACATTATCCTTTAGGTTTTCGATTACCTAGGTCTATTTAATTAGTAATCTCACAATTAGCTAATTGAACACAAATCAAGAGTTAAGTGATCAATCTGATCCTGACATTATGTTCGATAATCAAAACACGATAACATTCACCAATCAATCCACATCCAATCAGTTATTTaattataagttcatatcaaccctcgaaccaGGAAATTAGTTATTCATagcaacaaaaacacaattaaagagattatatgaaaaataaatcacAATAAAAGCGATAAATACCATAATCTTCAATTTCGAAATAAagtctttaataataataatcctaaACTTGTTTCCCGAAcatgaaaaataacaaaatgcTGGAAATTCTCTATGCCATGACAAAAACTAAACTGAAAAATAATGAAAGAGTCATACCCTAAAAAAGAACCAagaattggcttaaatagtgCTAATCCAACTAGAAAATAAACTACTCCTATTACAATATTAATTAGGTTAGGTCTGAATCGAATCAAACACTATAACAAATAAGGCATTTTGTGACAGCATGAAAATGTCACAAAAAgccaaaaatgtcaaaaaaagcTTATGCGATGAATAAAAACATCTAAGAATGCGGCCCTAAAAAGACGTCGCTGATAATGATTCGGGACGAAAACAACAAAAtgtcatttaaattaaatttttgggacGAAATAAAATGTCACAATAATTGCAAAAAAGCCATATTTGAATATGTTACAGACGAAAAACATCGTCTTTATTTACTTCATTCAGGGATGTTTCCTCTTTAGCAACATATTTGTTTTCGTCtctaaaatgaattatttctgagacgtttttttcattttatctataaagatatttttttttgctaCATTTTATCATCTGCTACTTATGTATAACAGACGATGCTTTATTCTTTAATCACTTACTTAAAACTTCTCTCGAGTTTTAATCGTCCGTTAATTTTCACTTTATCGTCTTACTCTCGCCGATTTGCTTAGTACTAAGAACTTAGAGCATATCGACAGCATGAATTTCGTCACATTAATAATACATAATATAATCCAAAGAGTTTGGACCATACACATTAGACcggccatactttacacatttctggcctgacattcaaaatacatgtgcTGTACATGTATATTTCGTCACCAGCCAGCCCAGACTTCACAGTCACAAAGCCAGGTTATCGAAATTTTCACATTTCTAAACTACTGTGTCTCAACagttttcaatttcatttacatatatatggagcttatattgataatcttaagttaattaaactatatACTTCATAATATCATCACTTGCACATTTGgttcactgccaaaattcaagCAAGTTCCACATCGTTATTTTCGAAAACAACTATCATCTACCTCTCTGTTCGACGAGCGTAACGGTTAATCTCTAGGTAACCAACTTAGGAATATCCTATTCCAAAATCAAACAGATTCAACGGTTTATTTAAAAGATATCAGGGTTTTACTACAGCATGCCAGTTTCTAGACAGCATCTGAAACTTGTTTCATCAATTCATGTATCTTCCACTTACCTTGAGTGTTCCTTAATTCAAGTTGTACTAATCACTTGGGAGAAATCGCGTACCTCTAATTTCTTAATCACTGCTTGATCAGTAGGTTCTATTCTTCCATTCTTACTCCTAGTGTGCTAGGGTACAATGCTCTAGACATCGTGTTTAAGGACATTCCTATCTTTAACTTGTCATAACTCAGATATATATCTCTATCCGATACAAGTTGTAGCTCACTGAATTGCAACTAGCTTCGTATTTTTCTTACCATGACTTTATTCTCCAACTTTTATTCTCATATGCTTTTGTTGGCCCCTCGAGAATCacttactacttgatctcgagtatttacttttgttagagttctggtctaggtatacttataagaaaaacaaatctgtttGAAATAGTTCAATCATCTTTGGGtcctttcaaaacaatttgtttaaaaactCACTTTTTAATAACATCTACATAATTGTgtgccagggtgatgacatctctcatccctaAAGAGTTGCCACAACATATTGAGTGATGCATGTTCTACTGATGCATGTATTCGTTTATTATTCATTCTGTTAATtatggatgtagtgatgcatttttAACAATGTCGTGACAGTTATACACATTTAtctcatgtctaggcacaattatgcttttaaaatcatttaaatgaataaccataacaggttatattatttggttttgtaagtttcttctaaaccctaaactgtgtaaccagtaagatttcCTCCACAACTACCTCACTTTTCTGAATTCGTACTTCCTCTGTCAATCGTCTCCTTGTACTACTATTGATTGACTTCGACAGTGTCTTCACGTTATTCCATGCTTGTTACTCAAGCATCAATATCAAATCGTGTAGACCACACGCACgcgtatatcgcagtcttatatcccagaagggaaggctgagaacctatgaaacataagaatatgTGCAAGAGACATGACTCGAATTCTATGtcctgcagtagttcctatgagtacctatgacaCCTACCCCATATTTCATTTCATGTATcatcaatgttttaaaattctcgagtccgagaaccattgctctgataccaactttgtcacgacccgatttccacccgaACTCTCGAGCCaagaccggcactagggaatgggagtggttgttctcaaacccgtagcaagcctaaaaacgtttataatttttttgcaaatcaagACCATATATtacatatgatctgttttcagaaaataccgttaaaaccaTTTCTTGTTTAACGAAAACACACTTCTGAAAACGGGTTTTTAGAACCCTGATTGTATTTTAAGAAACCAGTGCACAAACATCAATTTCAGTTGATGCACTTACTATGTtttcaatacaatcctaaaatgcaaaaaacataaaactagtgtatctctcaaacaactggtcctAGAATTTTAGAAAACATGcaacttttcaaacatatattatatacagtagttcaatcggagtttattaaaatatgtCGAACAGCTGTAAATAGAAAAACAGAGTTTccagtacccaactacttgcagttttagaggtatggttgacattgacttccaaAATTATTTTGGAAGTCCAACCTTAAACCTTAataacctgaaaggtaaacattggggaggttcagaaatataaatatttctgagcgAGTCTACAAATTcacaattgaatattcaaatcgcatatatataaaacatttatatatatatatatatatatatatatatatatatatatataaaatttatatatatataaaatattaccaattaattGATCCAGATGAAATCCTACAAGATAGACTATTGTATAGGTCTCAACCTATACGACttggccttagaccgtgaactgaatcactgccgtatAATCCGGGTGTCTgtaccgtaaccgtgaaactgccatcacagtgtTACCTGTGACCGTAAACATTACTGTCGTCTCAGattgttaagtcagggtcgctagcactgcCAACTCCCAATGACTTAACtaacctctatgtcagacataGACTCAtatcgagaaacactactgATGATCACACATTCTTATtaacaaccaataggaagcttgttccaatggctCTTTCTTGGCTAATTTCATACTATtgcgatttatgatttaaaacagtttaaatacaaatattcaaaagtaaaaagcacaaagtaaaactcacaaaaCCGATGTCCCCAAAAAGCGTATGCTCCTGCTAGCCCACTAGTCAAACACTCTAGTGTTTTGACTCGGCGGATCGACACTCGTCGCATCTAGATAGAATTCAAACGTCAAACAATCTCAGGCTTTGAATTCCTAATCTTAGTCCTATCATATAAATGATATACTTTAAACAACTCCCgtttatagacgactctataaacaaCGGATATAAACTAATCTCACTATTGAATATCTCGTTAACTATATAATACCTTTCttggtatggacttatagtcctttttaacattaatcactttgattaacgtagtactttattaaaacatcatattgttttaataaaccgaCTATCCTCAAACGTCTAGAttctttttaaccttttaaacgtatcAGTTTACATTTTGAAAGTCCCTTGAATCAACAATCGAGTATACAACTCGAATTAGGAAGAAAACGTCTGAATACCGGACCTCCGAATTATTGTGCGTCCGCCCAGAGGGGCCTGTGCGTTCGCATAGCCGAGCTTTGTGTCCCCACTGTCCTGGGTGTGTGCTCGTATAGCCTTTTTCTCAAGGTTGTGCGCCCACACGGCCTTTTCTTAGGCTGTGCACCCACACAGCTTGGTACACTTATAGTTATATCTACTACTGACACCTTCACTGTCAGTGTACCTTATGCTGATATTAGTGGATAACTAATCAATTATAGCCGTTTTCTTTAGCAACAATATTCATCCCTTATGACACGATCATTTTGCTACCAGATTGGGTGTTCAGAATAGTGTTTATGAAGGTACATATCTTGGCCTCCCCTCTAGTATATCACATTCTAAGAATAAAACTTTTGCATCTCTTCTTTCTAAGATATCCTCCAAATTTAATGACTGGAAAGAACAATTTTATCATTAAGTGGTAAGGAAGTATTAATAAAGGCAATTGTTGAAGTCATTCTTATTTATACTATAATGTGCTTTAAATTGCCCATATTCTTTTGTGATCGTGTCAACAGTCTGAGTTCTCAATTTTGGTGGGGTCAACTACAAAAGGAACATAGATACCATTGGGTTTCTTGGAATAAGATGTGCCTCTGTAAATCAATTGGTGGTTTAGGGTTCAAGGATTTACACTCGTTTAACCAGGCTTTTTTGGCTAAACAAATTTACGAATAATTCAAGATCCTCACTCTCTActttatcaaatttataaagCACGTTATTTTCCTAATGGAACCTTTTTCCAGGCTTCTATTGGCACTCGTCCTTCATGGGGTTGGAGGAGTTTAAAATTTGGGTCTCTTTTGTTGCATGAGGGTCTTTGATGGCAATGTAATGATGGTACATTTATTCATTTCTTAAGTGATCCATGGATACCTTTAAAGTTTCCTTTCCTTCCGAGGTTGCAAACTGGAGTTCATTTAAGTTCTATTCCACTTTTAGTTTCAGGTCTAATGAACACACCTCATCGTACTTGAAATGCTAAGTTGATTATGGACTTATTTGTAACTGAAGATACACATCATATTTTATCCATCCGTCTTCCTATATTTTCTTGTCCTAACTGTCTTATTTGGCATCAACATCAACATGGGAAATTCACAGTCAAATTGGTTATCACTCTTTTTTAATAAAGTTCATAATGTTGATTTAACATATGTTCAAGGGTTCTCTAGAGGTGATTGGAAGTTTTTATGGCATGCACCAATTCCTCCTAAGATCAGGATGTTTATATGGCGTTGTCTTCATAATGCCTTATCTATTAGGGAATCGTTATTGCAACGATTCCATGTTATTGCTGTTTGTCCTCACTGTCAAGAACCAGAATCTTTAATGCACTTCTTATTTTCTTGTTCTTTTTCTTAATGTATTTGGT is part of the Mercurialis annua linkage group LG3, ddMerAnnu1.2, whole genome shotgun sequence genome and encodes:
- the LOC126672336 gene encoding protein MNN4-like, whose translation is MTSDGTNLKDKQSMDPKTHQHTPEKTLVQAIKNQPGEETKEGRNEGRNERRNEEEESPENQEQRKDDSKEEDPREAPRNGENQDDRRSGLNSKREKRRKKEKEDAPPKNLEEKIAKALKKLKSEELDIDDLRLKGSPLLAEIMEETIPYNMKLPTLPTFNGERDPRDNTSRFTATMGLFKRLRHNLVSSIPDHPHRNRSKIV
- the LOC126672337 gene encoding uncharacterized protein LOC126672337, producing the protein MKAAELSEKKRRKGKNKKRNQKRSQSQDLKTEGQGLTKVGASPLREVWPPKMKTEIRDTRKFCKFYDEHGHKTDECRGLKVEIERMIDAGELRKFIAHKTKSSVKGEKRSRDDKGKEKEEERLIKILGTIHMTNGGGHSSSTIRRKQRREVMNIRETHMPLVIFDVEDYEHVKAPHNDVLVVTTIIENWNTERIPINEGSTVNLMTNVAYKMLGRTAARLRRVPIPLSGLEGPSINPFGAMSLDNRPRKGNQQKAHVSF
- the LOC126674693 gene encoding oleosin 18.2 kDa-like; the encoded protein is MADRAQPHQVQVHRYEPGYKAQQKGPSASKVLAVMTLLPIGGGLLGLSGMTLAGTLIGLAVTTPVFIIFSPVIVPAAIVVGLAMMAFMASGAFGLTGATSVSWVLKYIREATRTMPESLDQAKRRMQDMAGYVGQKTKEVGQEIQRKAHEGK